A genome region from Coffea arabica cultivar ET-39 chromosome 7e, Coffea Arabica ET-39 HiFi, whole genome shotgun sequence includes the following:
- the LOC113701126 gene encoding uncharacterized protein isoform X3, whose amino-acid sequence MSSRKGPPKHPNQFAWKPKAGVKINETELGGKFRPYSEVTGVCQRCKEQIEWKRKYGKYKPLIEPAKCQKCSKRAVRQAYHNLCTACAKENKVCAKCSCRVGHIVGRDLSEKETEQKTLEEAIKNARERERSTLLRTDIDVTAVLICCGYCDSMRNR is encoded by the exons ATGAGCAGCAGGAAAGGTCCCCCAAAGCACCCAAATCAATTTGCCTGGAAGCCCAAGGCTGGTGTTAAAATCAACGAAACC GAATTAGGAGGGAAGTTCCGGCCATATTCAGAGGTAACCGGAGTATGCCAGAGATGTAAAGAACAGATTGAATGGAAGCGCAAGTACGGCAAATACAAACCCCTCATTGAGCCCGCTAAATG TCAGAAATGTTCCAAGCGGGCTGTTCGACAAGCTTACCATAATCTCTGTACTG CTTGTGCTAAGGAGAACAAAGTATGCGCAAAGTGCTCATGTCGGGTTGGGCATATAGTTGGGAG AGACCTTTCAGAAAAGGAGACTGAGCAGAAGACACTAGAGGAG GCGATCAAGAATGCtagggagagagagaggagtaCTCTCCTACGGACG GACATTGATGTAACTGCTGTGCTAATTTGTTGTGGTTATTGTGATTCAATGCGAAACAGATGA
- the LOC113701126 gene encoding uncharacterized protein isoform X2, producing the protein MSSRKGPPKHPNQFAWKPKAGVKINETELGGKFRPYSEVTGVCQRCKEQIEWKRKYGKYKPLIEPAKCQKCSKRAVRQAYHNLCTACAKENKVCAKCSCRVGHIVGRDLSEKETEQKTLEEAIKNARERERSTLLRTFQDIDVTAVLICCGYCDSMRNR; encoded by the exons ATGAGCAGCAGGAAAGGTCCCCCAAAGCACCCAAATCAATTTGCCTGGAAGCCCAAGGCTGGTGTTAAAATCAACGAAACC GAATTAGGAGGGAAGTTCCGGCCATATTCAGAGGTAACCGGAGTATGCCAGAGATGTAAAGAACAGATTGAATGGAAGCGCAAGTACGGCAAATACAAACCCCTCATTGAGCCCGCTAAATG TCAGAAATGTTCCAAGCGGGCTGTTCGACAAGCTTACCATAATCTCTGTACTG CTTGTGCTAAGGAGAACAAAGTATGCGCAAAGTGCTCATGTCGGGTTGGGCATATAGTTGGGAG AGACCTTTCAGAAAAGGAGACTGAGCAGAAGACACTAGAGGAG GCGATCAAGAATGCtagggagagagagaggagtaCTCTCCTACGGACG TTTCAGGACATTGATGTAACTGCTGTGCTAATTTGTTGTGGTTATTGTGATTCAATGCGAAACAGATGA
- the LOC113701163 gene encoding receptor-like protein kinase FERONIA codes for MLVPKLSFLFLFLLHFYFTTISASHIPVLDNIAISSGSSGVLTASNGRVWVGDTGSKSSTLLQLSGKSTKSRVIHHPAASVDAVPYLTARISHHHFTYTFPVKPGQKIIRLHFNPVSYKNFKKSRALFSVKAGPYTLLSNFNGSLTAGASGAGHFTREFCVNIEENEVLSITFSPDQGNEGSSDDRYAFVNGIEIVCMPAGLYFTPDDGLGPFVVGQKYRFYIDNSTALEMIQRLNIGGNSIASVEDGGMFRSWDEDLNHLPQNGSLVIKRVIPIKYTQAPSYIAPKKVYQTARSMVPHMNLRRRNLMWKIPVDLGFRYLIRLHFSELELGITQCGEREFRIIINNQVAEDSADVIKWGAEHGVAVYRDYVVLMEGDRMEGKRYLNITFQPKLVLSGKETDGILNGMEIFKLSNPDNNLASMRTIEFVRSSRSQKQGDKKTQSFGRKNAVATALTVIITLLNVSVYYIRRLSETSARNLRSSSSEKFCRLFSIHEIRSATNDFSHEFLIGSGGYGRVYKGSIDGGATTVAIKRLKSESRQGENEFWTEIKMLSRLRHEHLVPLIGYCNEGQEMILVYEYMPKGTVADHLYKIGRHGGCAPPLSWEQRLKICIGAARGLYFLHTSRQRVIHRDVKSSNILLDENWVAKISDFGLSKMGAPNESITHISTNVKGTFGYLDPEYFLTRKLTRKSDVYAFGVVLFEVLSGRPAVDLRLEEEKHSLAAWARYCMRKGKVDNLIDRNLIGQISPACLKVFVGIAGRCVDTHPHERPAMADVVIPLELALVLQQSPGSTEQAEEDDDINNVARSSSEQSDGVFSFDELSVNPSNGGMEQNVSKELSGAAPGTKETYVLKNSKKDNSSNNATSSRWWWDPFGLVPRSPSKTKASALHEGLRQFHIQEIRKATNNFQNSFIVGFGGLDSVYKGLVDDIPRIVAVRRSSSRESRLSMARELQSKMEMVPSLKHAHVVTLIGYCNDEAELMLVYEYMANGSLHDHLCDPNKDPLPWKRRLQICIGVARGLSHLQSTVKLTNLHCNLKSTNILLDENWVAKVSDIGLSRRRGVSGAHTIVRGDWGSLDSDYILDDRLTEKSYVFSFGLLLFEVLCATKESTHWLDEDQVSLAQWIKSGIRNNLSGNIDPCLAGKIAPECCRIFAETAIKCLLDKGSERPSMNDIVASLEAALKLQEASDNDEGV; via the coding sequence ATGCTTGTACCCAAACtatcatttcttttccttttccttctgcACTTCTATTTCACAACCATCTCTGCCAGTCATATCCCAGTTCTTGATAACATAGCCATTTCCAGCGGTTCTTCTGGCGTCTTAACTGCATCCAATGGCCGCGTTTGGGTTGGAGATACCGGTTCCAAATCTTCCACGTTGCTGCAATTGAGTGGCAAATCAACCAAGTCAAGAGTCATCCACCATCCAGCTGCCTCCGTGGATGCTGTCCCCTACCTGACCGCACGCATATCTCATCACCACTTCACCTACACATTCCCCGTCAAGCCTGGCCAGAAAATCATCCGTCTGCACTTCAACCCTGTTTCAtacaagaatttcaagaagtcTAGAGCTCTTTTTTCCGTCAAAGCCGGTCCTTACACCCTTCTCAGCAACTTCAATGGTTCCCTTACTGCTGGTGCTTCGGGGGCTGGGCATTTTACTAGAGAATTCTGTGTCAATATAGAGGAAAATGAAGTATTGAGCATAACGTTCTCCCCAGATCAAGGAAACGAAGGTTCTTCAGATGACCGATATGCATTTGTCAACGGTATTGAGATTGTCTGCATGCCTGCTGGTCTTTATTTCACCCCCGATGATGGCCTGGGACCCTTTGTCGTTGGCCAGAAATACAGATTCTACATCGACAACAGCACCGCACTTGAGATGATTCAGCGGTTAAACATTGGCGGAAACTCCATTGCATCTGTTGAAGATGGAGGCATGTTCCGGTCATGGGATGAAGACCTCAATCACTTGCCACAAAACGGAAGCCTTGTAATTAAAAGGGTCATTCCAATCAAGTATACGCAGGCACCATCGTATATAGCACCAAAGAAAGTCTATCAAACTGCCAGGTCCATGGTTCCACATATGAATTTGAGAAGACGCAATCTTATGTGGAAAATACCAGTGGATTTGGGATTTAGATACTTGATTAGGCTCCATTTCTCAGAGCTTGAGTTGGGGATAACGCAGTGCGGTGAGAGGGAGTTCAGGATTATCATAAATAATCAAGTCGCTGAAGATAGTGCTGATGTCATCAAATGGGGTGCTGAACATGGAGTTGCAGTGTACAGGGACTATGTTGTGCTGATGGAGGGAGATAGGATGGAAGGTAAGCGTTATCTAAACATCACCTTCCAGCCAAAATTGGTGTTAAGCGGTAAAGAAACAGATGGGATCCTCAATGGGATGGAAATATTCAAGTTGAGCAACCCTGATAACAATCTAGCAAGCATGAGGACCATCGAATTTGTACGGAGTTCCAGATCTCAGAAACAAGGGGACAAAAAGACACAGTCTTTTGGCCGTAAGAATGCAGTTGCAACGGCGCTGACTGTTATAATCACTTTGTTGAATGTCAGTGTGTATTATATCAGGCGTCTTTCAGAAACTAGTGCCAGGAACTTGCGTTCGTCATCCTCAGAAAAATTTTGCCGCCTATTTTCAATTCATGAGATCCGATCAGCAACCAACGATTTCAGTCATGAATTCCTCATTGGCAGTGGTGGATATGGTAGAGTGTATAAAGGAAGCATTGATGGAGGAGCTACAACCGTTGCAATTAAGCGATTGAAATCAGAGTCTAGGCAAGGCGAAAACGAGTTTTGGACAGAGATAAAGATGCTATCCAGGCTCCGCCATGAGCATCTTGTCCCTCTGATTGGTTACTGCAATGAAGGTCAAGAGATGATACTGGTATACGAGTATATGCCAAAAGGAACAGTTGCTGATCATCTTTACAAGATTGGTAGGCATGGTGGTTGtgctcctcctctctcttgggAACAGCGGCTTAAGATCTGTATCGGTGCGGCACGTGGTTTGTACTTTCTTCACACCTCTCGACAGAGGGTAATCCACCGGGATGTGAAGAGCTCGAACATTCTGCTGGACGAGAATTGGGTGGCTAAGATTTCAGACTTCGGCCTGTCAAAGATGGGAGCACCTAACGAGTCAATTACACATATCAGTACCAATGTCAAAGGGACATTTGGGTATTTAGATCCAGAGTATTTCTTGACTCGCAAATTGACACGAAAATCTGACGTGTATGCTTTTGGAGTGGTGCTGTTTGAAGTGCTGTCTGGAAGGCCAGCTGTGGACTTACGACTTGAAGAGGAGAAACACAGCTTAGCTGCGTGGGCACGATACTGCATGAGAAAGGGAAAAGTCGATAACCTCATCGACCGTAATCTGATAGGACAAATCTCCCCAGCTTGCTTAAAGGTGTTTGTTGGAATAGCAGGGAGGTGCGTGGATACGCATCCACATGAACGGCCTGCTATGGCTGATGTTGTCATACCCCTTGAGTTAGCATTGGTGCTGCAACAGAGCCCAGGTTCCACAGAACAGGCAGAAGAAGACGATGATATCAACAACGTTGCAAGAAGTTCCAGTGAACAAAGTGATGGTGTTTTCTCATTTGATGAATTATCTGTTAACCCCTCCAATGGAGGAATGGAGCAGAATGTCTCCAAAGAGCTTTCAGGTGCTGCTCCTGGAACAAAAGAAACTTATGTTCTCAAGAATTCAAAGAAGGATAACAGTTCCAACAATGCAACATCATCAAGATGGTGGTGGGATCCATTTGGGCTTGTGCCAAGAAGTCCATCAAAAACGAAAGCTTCAGCACTACATGAAGGGCTCCGCCAATTCCACATCCAAGAGATACGAAAAGCCACCAATAATTTCCAGAACAGTTTCATCGTTGGCTTTGGAGGCTTGGACAGTGTGTACAAGGGCCTTGTGGATGATATCCCAAGAATTGTGGCGGTCAGACGATCAAGCAGTAGAGAATCAAGACTTTCGATGGCACGTGAATTGCAATCAAAGATGGAAATGGTCCCTTCACTAAAACATGCTCATGTCGTAACTCTGATCGGTTATTGCAATGATGAAGCTGAACTGATGCTTGTGTATGAGTACATGGCCAATGGAAGCCTCCATGATCATTTATGTGACCCTAACAAGGATCCACTCCCATGGAAGCGGAGACTTCAAATCTGCATTGGCGTAGCACGAGGATTGTCCCATCTCCAGTCCACTGTTAAACTAACGAATCTCCACTGCAACTTGAAGTCAACCAACATTTTGTTAGACGAGAACTGGGTGGCCAAGGTTTCAGACATTGGGTTATCCCGAAGAAGAGGAGTCAGTGGTGCGCATACAATTGTTAGAGGTGACTGGGGTTCTCTGGACTCAGACTATATACTGGATGACAGATTAACAGAAAAATCTTACGTATTCTCATTTGGCTTGCTACTGTTTGAGGTACTCTGTGCCACTAAAGAATCAACTCATTGGTTGGATGAGGATCAGGTAAGTCTGGCTCAGTGGATAAAATCAGGCATAAGAAACAACCTCTCTGGCAACATTGACCCATGCCTAGCTGGTAAAATTGCACCTGAATGCTGTAGGATATTTGCAGAAACAGCCATTAAATGTCTGCTTGATAAGGGTTCTGAACGACCATCAATGAATGACATAGTGGCAAGTCTTGAGGCTGCGCTTAAGCTGCAAGAAGCGTCAGACAATGACgagggtgtttaa
- the LOC113701126 gene encoding uncharacterized protein isoform X1: MSSRKGPPKHPNQFAWKPKAGVKINETELGGKFRPYSEVTGVCQRCKEQIEWKRKYGKYKPLIEPAKCQKCSKRAVRQAYHNLCTACAKENKVCAKCSCRVGHIVGRDLSEKETEQKTLEEAIKNARERERSTLLRTMNKGKPHSSVKMPTNNDSKAGELFNASSLEEYSEFSRDEDHDNDDDEDGGLIFS, translated from the exons ATGAGCAGCAGGAAAGGTCCCCCAAAGCACCCAAATCAATTTGCCTGGAAGCCCAAGGCTGGTGTTAAAATCAACGAAACC GAATTAGGAGGGAAGTTCCGGCCATATTCAGAGGTAACCGGAGTATGCCAGAGATGTAAAGAACAGATTGAATGGAAGCGCAAGTACGGCAAATACAAACCCCTCATTGAGCCCGCTAAATG TCAGAAATGTTCCAAGCGGGCTGTTCGACAAGCTTACCATAATCTCTGTACTG CTTGTGCTAAGGAGAACAAAGTATGCGCAAAGTGCTCATGTCGGGTTGGGCATATAGTTGGGAG AGACCTTTCAGAAAAGGAGACTGAGCAGAAGACACTAGAGGAG GCGATCAAGAATGCtagggagagagagaggagtaCTCTCCTACGGACG ATGAATAAAGGGAAACCCCATAGTTCAGTAAAAATGCCAACTAACAATGATAGCAAAGCTGGTGAACTCTTCAATGCTTCATCACTTGAGGAATATTCGGAGTTTAGCCGGGATGAGGATCatgataatgatgatgatgaggatggGGGTTTAATCTTCAGTTGA